In Candidatus Micrarchaeum acidiphilum ARMAN-2, the genomic window TCACGATTTAAGACGGGACAATGATTGACGTCCTCTCCTATCTAAAGGATAGGAGATTCCTCTTGGATTTCTGAGGTTCGTTTCCTTCATGAAATCATCGCAGTAGTCGCATTCGGCACCATTGCCTCATTGCGCCATTCGTGCTCATTCCATTGAAGTACCGCAGGCTGCGCCAATGCAGCCACTACTCCTATCCCGCTGCCTTTCGACAATGGGATTCGGAGATACTTTTTCATTATGTTCAATGCACCGTCGGCATCGGCGTTGAACACGACGTTGTACAGTTTACATCTGTACATGCCCCTGTGGATTCTTCCATGTTCTTTATTGCCGCAAAGCGCACAGATCTTTGAGGTATCCTTCTCGCTTACTTTCCCGAACAGCACGCCGTTTAGTTTTGACTTGTATTCCAGCTGTGAGGTTATCTGCCCAAATATCCATTGGTGGTTTGCCTGATTCGTCTTTTTCCTGAAATGCATGGAATTCCTTATTCCGTTCAGGTCGCCTATGACTATCCCTTTCCCCTCACTCTTTGCAGTATTGACAATCTTTGACGTCATCGCATGAATCCGCTGTTTTATCCTTCTTCTTGCCTGCCTCGAAAGCCTTCTTTTCTCCTTGCTGGTTCGTTTATTCTGTGTTGCCAGAATCTTCTGCACCTCTGCGACCTTCTTGTCCTTGTACTGGTTTTCTGCGAGCACAATGCCTCCTTTGTACAGGGTTGTATTCTTGCCGTCGTATATTGCGGCGAGGTTCTTCACGCCAATATCTATGTAGAGATTTTCTCTTGGTGTTAGGGATTCTGCGTCTTGGACATCGAATACCAATGAAACCTTCCATTTCCCTTCTGATCTGAATATCTCAAGATACGCAAGCCTTCCCTCATACCTCAATTTTGGGATCCTGAAGCTGATGTATGATATTCCTCTTTCCTTTCTGTATGCAAGGGACATTGGAAGCGTTATTTTATTCTTCTTTAGTTTAATCTGCTGTGATTTGTATGGCAGTATCCATTCGGTATCTTTTTTATGGTAGTGCGGAAATTCCGCATTTGCGCCTTTCTTATGCAACGCAAGAAAAGATTTTATGCTTCCCTCTGCCTTTTGGAGCACAGCCTGCGCGGACTGCGACGCGAGAAGCCCATAAAGCGTGTTGTCTTTTAGGTTCTTGCACATATCTTCATAGAAAGAAAACTTCTTTTCGGCCTTGTACCTCTTATTATTTTCATACAAGGCGGAGTTATACAAACCATTGGCTATTTTTGATAGGTTCACCAATGCCTCTTCTGTCTTTTTATTTGGATTTATTGTTATGACCTGTGTTAGCTTCATCTATTTCACTCCAGCACCCAATACACAAATACGATTTATAGCCCTTTGCATTTCGCATTCATCCCCTAACTCAAGGTTAGGGGCTTTCTGCTATGAATTTTGTAAGCCTTTGTTCCGCCTTTTTTCTTTTTGTGTCAAACCGCAAATTGAAAGGCATTTATGCCTTCGTTGCATATAGAATTGCATTGGAAGGCAAGGTGAATTTATGGGGGTGAAGGAGGCTGCAGCATCGCTAAAATCCGGAAAGCCCGTTTTGCTGTTCGACTCAGAGGACAGGGAGGGTGAGACAGATTTGGTCTTTGCCTCGCAGTTTGCCGACAGCTCAGCCATCAGGATGCTCAGGAAGGAAGCTGGAGGGCTCGTTTGCGTGGCGATGCCGTATGGCATTGCAGAATATCTGGGTATACCGTTCATGGCTGAAGTTTACAGGAATTCGGGTATGAAAATCTTTGACATGCTCAATGACAGAGATGTTAAGTATGACACTAAGTCATCTTTTTCAATAACAGTAAACCATAGAAACACTTTTACAGGCATACCAGACAATGACAGGGCGCTTACCGTGATGGAGTTCTCACATGTGGTGGCACTGGCTGCACGGAAAGATTCCCGGGCTGTAGACGAATTTACGGGCAATTTTAGGAGCCCCGGTCACGTGCACTTGCTTATTGGCGACAAGAATATGATAGTCGGAAGGAGAGGGCATACAGAGTTGTCACTTGCGCTTGCAGAGCTTGGCGGGCTGGTGCCGTGCACTGCAATAGCCGAAATGCTGGGTGAAGACGGCAAATCGCTGGGAAAACGCGATGCGGCAGAATATGCCCGCAGAAGCGACCTAGAATTTGTAGAGGGAAAAGAAGTTGTAAATGAGTACTTGAAAAGACGCCAGGGTTGGGATATCCAGCAATAGAATATTGCTTTTGAACCCAAACGGCTCGAAGAGCCATGTGCTTGCGGGAATTTTTTCCAGGCACACGCGTTACCGGTTTCCGCCACCCTGGCATCAATAACGCAAATTTAGTTTGCACCGTTTATATTTATATTTCTATTTGAACAGCCTATTTTTTCTTATCGTGCTTTGGCAGCGGGCGCTCCGCTGGAAATGGTATTATCTCCTTTATAGATATGTTGTTGGTAAGTATGGCCGCGGGGCGGTCTATTGAAATGCCTATCCCGGCAGTAGGGGGCATGCCATACTCGATGGCATCTATGAAGTCAGCATCTGAAGGCGGAGCCTCGGTGTCGCCATGCTTCCTTTCGGATTCCTGCTCTTCGAATTTGGCCTTCTGCTCTATCGGATCAGTCAGCTCTGAATAGCAGTTTGCCACTTCTACGCCAGCGATATAGAGCTCGAACCTTTCGCTCAGCAGCTTGTTGCCGCGCTTGTCCTTGGTAAGAGGGCACATGTATGCGGGAAAATCCACCACGAAAGTTGGGTTGAACAGCTCGGGCTTTATGTACTTGTCGAAAAGCGCGTCGGCGACGTGGTAGGCGTTCTTTATCGGTATGTCTAATTTTTCCTTCTGTGATATTTCCTTTGATTCGCTGTCTGTTATCCTTGATACGTCTATGCCAGACCTTTTTTTCAGCTCCTCAACCCAGTACAGCTTCTTGAACGGCGGTGTGAAATCGAGCTCCCTGCCGCGGTGTTCTATTTTGTGCGAGCCGAATATGTGCTTGACCATGCCACCCAGAAGCTCCTCGGTCATTTCCATATAGTCGTTGTAGTCCTTGTAAGCCTCGTAGGCCTCTATCTGTGTGAATTCCGGGTTGTGGGTCGAGTCCATGTCCTCGTTCCTAAAGTCCTTCGAGACTTCGTAGACCTTCTCAAACCCGCCTATTATCAGCCTCTTCAGATAAAGCTCATCGGATATACGGAGGTAAACGTCGCTGTCTATCGCATTGTAGTGCGTGACGAACGGAGTCGCATTCGCGCCACCGTAGGCGGGCTGCAGCACCGGAGTTTCAAATTCGGTGTATCCTCTGGAGTCTAGGAAGTCGCGCATGTACTTCAGAATCTTCGCCCGGGTTATAAAAAAATTGCGCACCTCCGGATTGGCTATGAGGTCCAGGTATCTTTTCCTGTAGCGTATTTCCACGTCATTAAGGCCGTGGAACTTTTCAGGCATGGATTTAAGGGACTTTGAGAGCATCACTACTTCAGATGCGCCTATGCTTATCTCTCCGCGCTTGGTCTTTGTGACAGTGCCGTGTACTCCGATTATGTCGCCAGTGTCTAGGAGGTCCACAATCTTTAGGCTCATCTCATCAAGGTCTGACGCCGACGCAAGGACCTGTATCTTGCCCGTTTGGTCCAGCAAGTCCATAAAATAGAGCTTTCCCATGTGCCGCATTCCCACTATCCTGCCAGCGGCAGAGACCGCCTTGCCGTTGAATTCTTCAAATGCCGACGTAATTTCAGCGGCGTGATTTCTCTGATCGAACTCGTATGGATACGGATCTATTCCGAGAGCCTGCAGCTTCGCGAGCTTGTCGGCCTTGAATTGTTCTGCCAAGATAACACCATATATAGGATGATGGTAAATTAACTTTATAAAGTTATTATGCAAAAGACGCTGCGAGGTTTGGGTTCAGCGGTTGCTCTGCGATAGAAATAGCAGCACGGCTTTGGCTATCAGCAGCTTGTTTTTTGCCTGCTCCCAGACTATACTCTTCGGGCCGTCTATTACTTCGCCGGTTATTTCCTCTCCCCTGTGCGCTGGAAGGCAGTGCATTACAAGGACGTCTTCGTTCGCGTATTCGAGCATCTTGCTGTTTACCTGATAGTCAGCGAACATCTTGCGGCGCTTTTCGGCCTCCTCTTCCTGTCCCATGCTGACGAATGTGTCTGTGTATATTATGTCAACGTCCTCCATTCCCTTTTCTATTTCGTCCGTAAACGTTATTTCGCCGTACTCCTTCGCCTTGTTGAAGTATGTGCTGTTCGGCAGGTAGCCCTTTGGCCCTACCAGCACCATTGATGCGCCAAGCTTCGCGGCTGTTATCATAAGCGAATTTGCGGTGTTCGTCGCTATGTCTCCTACAAAAGCAATCTTTACATTTTTTGGGTTTCTCTTGTATTCCAGCACCGTATACATGTCAACCAGGGCCTGTGTGGGGTGCTCCAAGTCGGTAAGTGCGTTTATCACTGGCACTGACGAGTGCTCGGCCATTGATACCAGGTCTGAGTGGCTATACAGCCGGGCAGCGATGAAGTCGCAGTAGCTGCTCAGCATGCGAGCTATGTCGCTTATAGGTTCGCCGCGCTTGAGCTGCGATGTCTGCGCGTCTATGTATATGCCCTTTCCGCCGAGCTGGGTTATCGCAGCTTCGAATGAGGTCCTAGTCCTCGTCGAAGCCTTTTCAAAGAACAGCGCGAGAATGCTGTTTTCCTTCAGCGAGAGCTCCTCCTTGTTCTCCTTTATTTTGTCTGCAAGATTGAATATCTTCTCTATCTGCTCCCTATCCAGATCGTTTGAGCTTAGGATATTCATAAATTCACTTGTGCGAACTAATCGCCGAATATTGCCCCGAAGCCTGCATTGGCCCTGTCCTGCTCCTCCTTTACGGTTTCTATGACCTTCTTTTCTATATCTGGAGGTGCCCTCTTGAGCGAGG contains:
- a CDS encoding transposase, IS605 OrfB family, translated to MKLTQVITINPNKKTEEALVNLSKIANGLYNSALYENNKRYKAEKKFSFYEDMCKNLKDNTLYGLLASQSAQAVLQKAEGSIKSFLALHKKGANAEFPHYHKKDTEWILPYKSQQIKLKKNKITLPMSLAYRKERGISYISFRIPKLRYEGRLAYLEIFRSEGKWKVSLVFDVQDAESLTPRENLYIDIGVKNLAAIYDGKNTTLYKGGIVLAENQYKDKKVAEVQKILATQNKRTSKEKRRLSRQARRRIKQRIHAMTSKIVNTAKSEGKGIVIGDLNGIRNSMHFRKKTNQANHQWIFGQITSQLEYKSKLNGVLFGKVSEKDTSKICALCGNKEHGRIHRGMYRCKLYNVVFNADADGALNIMKKYLRIPLSKGSGIGVVAALAQPAVLQWNEHEWRNEAMVPNATTAMIS
- a CDS encoding 3,4-dihydroxy-2-butanone 4-phosphate synthase; the encoded protein is MGVKEAAASLKSGKPVLLFDSEDREGETDLVFASQFADSSAIRMLRKEAGGLVCVAMPYGIAEYLGIPFMAEVYRNSGMKIFDMLNDRDVKYDTKSSFSITVNHRNTFTGIPDNDRALTVMEFSHVVALAARKDSRAVDEFTGNFRSPGHVHLLIGDKNMIVGRRGHTELSLALAELGGLVPCTAIAEMLGEDGKSLGKRDAAEYARRSDLEFVEGKEVVNEYLKRRQGWDIQQ
- a CDS encoding lysyl-tRNA synthetase, producing MAEQFKADKLAKLQALGIDPYPYEFDQRNHAAEITSAFEEFNGKAVSAAGRIVGMRHMGKLYFMDLLDQTGKIQVLASASDLDEMSLKIVDLLDTGDIIGVHGTVTKTKRGEISIGASEVVMLSKSLKSMPEKFHGLNDVEIRYRKRYLDLIANPEVRNFFITRAKILKYMRDFLDSRGYTEFETPVLQPAYGGANATPFVTHYNAIDSDVYLRISDELYLKRLIIGGFEKVYEVSKDFRNEDMDSTHNPEFTQIEAYEAYKDYNDYMEMTEELLGGMVKHIFGSHKIEHRGRELDFTPPFKKLYWVEELKKRSGIDVSRITDSESKEISQKEKLDIPIKNAYHVADALFDKYIKPELFNPTFVVDFPAYMCPLTKDKRGNKLLSERFELYIAGVEVANCYSELTDPIEQKAKFEEQESERKHGDTEAPPSDADFIDAIEYGMPPTAGIGISIDRPAAILTNNISIKEIIPFPAERPLPKHDKKK
- a CDS encoding ornithine carbamoyltransferase, with the protein product MNILSSNDLDREQIEKIFNLADKIKENKEELSLKENSILALFFEKASTRTRTSFEAAITQLGGKGIYIDAQTSQLKRGEPISDIARMLSSYCDFIAARLYSHSDLVSMAEHSSVPVINALTDLEHPTQALVDMYTVLEYKRNPKNVKIAFVGDIATNTANSLMITAAKLGASMVLVGPKGYLPNSTYFNKAKEYGEITFTDEIEKGMEDVDIIYTDTFVSMGQEEEAEKRRKMFADYQVNSKMLEYANEDVLVMHCLPAHRGEEITGEVIDGPKSIVWEQAKNKLLIAKAVLLFLSQSNR